A segment of the Allosaccharopolyspora coralli genome:
GCTAGCGCCTCCGATTGTGCCGCGCCCCCACGGCTCCCGTCAGTACCTCCGGCGCAACTCACCCTCGCCGCACCCACTCGGACGAGCGGTCCTAGGCTCGCCGCACCGAGTGATCTTGAGGGGAGTCGAATGGCGACCGGACCGACGCACGCCATGGTTCGTCGGCGCCGCGTCGTAGAGTGCCGCCGTGTCCACACGGCTGTTCTACGTCGACGATTCCGGGTCCGAGCAGACCGGCATCGCAGTGTACGGCTGGGTCGAGCTGGCTGTGCCCGACTGGAACGGCGTGCTGCGTGGCTGGCTGGACTTTCGTCACGAGCTTTACAGCACCCTCGGCATCCCCGCCGACTACGAGCTGCACGCCACGAAGTTCGTCGGCGGCCGCGGCCGACCCACCGGCACCGCCTGGGACGAGGTCAAGTCACACCGCGCGGTGGTCATGGGCCAAGCCCTGCGCGTGTTGGCCTGGTTGCCGGGCCTGTCGGTCGGTGCGGTGTACCGCCCCACCCCGCCCGGGACCAAGTACTACCTCAGCAAGGCGCACGCCTACGCCGAGCTCATCCGCCGCCTGGACGCACGCCTGGGAGCCGACCACGAACACGGGCTGCTCATCATGGACGGGGACGGTACCGACCCCACGTATCGGCTTGCGCACCGCGAACTCAAGCTCGACACACGCCAGCTGATCGAGGATCCGCTGTTCGAGGGCTCGCACCACAGCCAGTGGGTACAGATGGCCGACCTCGTCGCCTACACCGCCTACATGCACCTGGCGCGCATCCCCACCAAGGAACGCACCTGGGGTTGGTGGCGCGACTTCCTCGCCGCCGCAGCCGTGACCGGGCCGAACCCGCAGAACCTGCACGACCCCCAGTAAGAAGCTAGACCGGCACTTCCACGTACGTGGGGCCGGTCCGCACCACGCAGTATGACACGCCGACATGTCCGGACGCCACAGCAACCGCCCGGGCCCCGCCTGGACAGGAACAACGCCTTCTTGAAGGGAGACGAATGGCGACCGGACCGACGCACGCTATGACCGGCCTCGCGGCGTGGGCGACCGTGACCGCGCTCGCCGACACGCACGCGATCGGCCAGATCTCGGCGAAGACGTGGATCGTCGGCGCGACCCTCGCCTCCGGCGCGGCACTGCTCCCGGACATCGACCATCCGTCGTCCACGGTGGCGAGAACGTTCGGCGGCCTCTCGCGGGGCGTCTCCGGGCTGCTCTCCGGCATCAGCGGGTTCCTCTACCGCCTCACCCGCACCAGCAAGGACACCGACCGGTCCGGCACCCACCGGGGGTTCACGCACACCGTCGTGTTCGCCGTGCTCATGGGTCTCGGCACCACCGCGATCGTGCAAGCGGGCGAGAGCACCGCCATCGGGATCCTGATGTTCGTCTTCGCCGGTCTCGCCGTGCGCGGCATCATGCACGTGTGGCATCCGAGGCAGGACGCCCTGCTCATCACGATCGTCTCACTCGGACTGACCTTCGCGTGCCTGCGCTGGGCCGGCGATCAACCGACCGACGCGGCGGCCTTCGGGGTCGCGGTCATGGTCGGGTGCGTCGCGCACTTCGTGGGCGACGCGATCACCGAGCAAGGCTGCCCGATGCTGTGGCCGATGCCGCTGGGCGGCAAGACCTGGTTCCCGGTGGCGCCGCCGAAACCGCTGCGGATGCGCACCGGCGGCAAGGTCGAGATGGTGCTCGTCGGCCCCGGGCTCACCCTCGTCGCAGCCGTACTCTCCACGGTGGTGCTCTTCCGCATCGGAGCCGCGCCGTGGCTCGCCCAGCTCGACCTACCACCGGAGGTCATGTCCTGGATAGCGCCTTCTGCCTGAGCCGAGCGCGGCCATCCCGGTTACCCAGCGTTGCGCCGAACGGTGCTCGGTACGGTGAGCGCACTCGACGCCGCCCCGAGGCGTCCCCTGACTCTCCGGAGGAGACATGCGAGCCCGCAAGCAGCTCGTCGTGTTGGCACTGGCGTTGCCGCTGACCGCCGGAGTCGCCGCGTGCGGCTCCGAAGCCCAGCAGACCGCCGACACGGCACAGACCTGCCTGGAAGCGACCCGCATCGCGAACTTCACGCCCAACTGGAACGACGCGGAACAGGCGAAGACCGAGGCTCAGCAGAAGGCGGACGAGGTCGCCGGGCTCGCCGAACAGGCGGGCGACGCGACGATCCGCGAGCACCTCACGAACGTGCAGAACTCGCTGCAGAAGGTCGCCGACGGCCAGGTCAAGGCCGAGGAGACCGGTGCGTGGATCCAGGAGCAGTACCGGAACTACGAAGCACTCACCGCCGCCTGCACCGGCGGAGGCTGAGTCCATCCGGCCTCAGAGTGCATTGTGGGAACTGGGTAGGTGGTCCATAACCGCCGCCCCAGTTCGCGCCTCGCGGCGTTGGATCCCACGTCCGCGTGAGGCGGGCCCCACAGCCGGTCCGCACCCTCTACCCTGGCCGCACCGGGGAGGTGAGGGGCGTGAAGGCAACCGTTGGCGACCAGCTCCACGTACACGGCCGCACCGTCGGCGAATACGACCGCACCGGCGTGATCCTCGAGGTCCGCGGGGAGGACGGCGCCCCGCCGTATCTCGTGCGTTTCGACGACGGCCACGAACGCCTCGTCTACCCCGGTAGCGACTCCGAGGTCGAGACCGGCTGAAGCCGTACCCACCGCGCCGGAACTCGGCACGGTACCCCGATGGCCTGCGCCGACGTGCGCGATCATCCACACAGGACGCCACTTCGCACGGTCGTGTCGATCACTCCGCGGGCACCCTTTACAGTGTGCAGTGCGCCGCGTCGCCCTCGCTGCCCCACCGAGCCACCCGCAGCCCGGCGCGGGCGTGCCAGGACCTCGGCGCGGCTGGAGACGACCGGCACGGGTGCGAGGAGGCGGTGACGTGCTGCAGGAAGGTCAACAGACCGACGAGCCACAGGACCTGACGGTCCTGTTCACCGAAGGCTCCGTCGCGCACACCCCGGCGGTGCCGCTGCCGGCAGGCGAGATCCTCACCGAGCAATCGGCTCGAACCGGTGGCGCCCCCGAGGCGCAGGCGCTGTGCTGGATCAGCGACGACGTGCCGTCGGCACGGCTGCTCGCCGCGCTGCGCGCCGACCATCGGCGCACCGGGCTGTGGCCGCTGCTGGTCGTCGACGACGACGAGGTCTACGGCGATCGCTGCACGGTCGGCGTCGTCCCTCCCGAGCCGATCGAGCACGTCGACCGGTGGAACGCCGCGGACGTGATGAGCCGGATCTGGAACGGACTGTGCCAGGCCGACAACGACCTCGGGCCCGCCTACCCCCCGGAGACGCTCCAGCCGTTCGACGAAGTCTGCCCGGGGCTCGCCATGTCCGGGAACCTGTTGGCGGACCCGGACATTCTCGCCAATCAGCAGGCGCACCGGTTCGTCGACGAGTCGACGCGGCTCGCGCTGGTCCCCGTCGACCGGGGAGCCGACGCGCTCACCACGCTCGGCTGGTCCGGGGCGGCCAACCACGTGTCCCGCACCGCGGGTCTCTCGGCGATGCTGCGCAGCTGGGAAGAGCGTTTCGGCGCCCGCATCCTGCGGCTCGGGCCGGATCGGCTCGACGTCAGCGTCGCCGCGCCCCCGCAGGAAGGCGCGCACGCCGCGGCCGTGGCCGCCGAACACTGGACGTTCTGCCCCGACCGGGTCCTGCAGGACGCCGACGGCATCGGTGAGTACGCCACCGAGATCCGCGGCAGGCGCACCTGGTCCTTCTGGTGGGAGTGACGCGTTCCGAGGGTGTGCGGGTTGATGTGCGTGCGTGGTTCCGTGGCGGAACCTCACCTCGCGGCCTGCTGCGGATCGTCGACATCGAGTAGCCACCTACACAACGTCGACGCTGTCCCAATCAGCTACGAGGTGAGAACCCGCCGCCGGTGCCCGGCCTGCGTAACCGGTGGAACGCTTTCGTCGTGTCGTGTCAGCGGCGGAGCCGCTGAGCAGTCACCACGCACGCACCCCGACCACCCGCGGGTTCTCAGCGCCCTCCTCGCGAGGACAGCGGTTTCGCCGCGTAGGCCGCTACTCAAGAAACCGATCCCGCAGCGAGGAGGGCGCTGAGGTTCCGCCACGGAACCACCCACGCAGACCAACCCCCGCGCCCTTCAAGCCGGGAAGGTCAGTCGAAGTCGAGGGGGCCACCTTCGATCGTGAAGGCCAGAAAAAGCACCAGCGTACCGAGGCCCGAGTACAGCAGGATGTCCACGGCCCGGCTGCGAATGCCGAGCAGCCCGACCTGGTCGGGGGAGAACACCGCCCGCAGTACCGCCGCGAGCACCAGCGCACCGCCGAGCAACGTCGCACCCTCGCGCCAGTGCTGCATCGCCACGCGCAGGAGCGCGACCAGCACCACGAAGGCGACGACACCGAACGGCACGTGCACCGCCGCGCGTGCTCGCCGGTCGGAGCGCTCGTTCACGACGCCACCTCTCCGCACGTGTGTCAGGACGCCCGCTCGGCCGCCTCGACGACGTTGGTCATCAGCATCGCCCGCGTCATCGGCCCCACACCGCCCGGGTTCGGCGAGAGGAATCCGGCGACCTCCGCGACGTCCGGGTGCACGTCCCCGGCCAGTGCCCCGTCTTCGGTGCGGGAGACACCGACGTCCAGTACGGCGGCACCGGGTTTGACCATGTCCGGCATCACCAGGTGGCGCACGCCGGCGGCGGCGACGACAACGTCCGCGCGGGCGATCTCGGCGGCGACGTCCTTCGTGCCGGTGTGGCACGAGGTGACCGTCGCGTTCTCGCTGCGGCGTGTCAGCAGCAGACCGATCGAGCGGCCCACGGTGATGCCGCGGCCGATCACGGTGACGTTCGCCCCGTTGAGCTCGACGTCGTGACGCCGCAGCAGTTCGATGATGCCGCGCGGAGTGCAGGGCAGCGGCGCGGCCTCGTTGAGCACCAGCCGCCCGAGGCTCACCGGGGCGAGGCCGTCGGCGTCCTTGGCCGGGTCGATGCGCTCCAGCAGCGGGCCGGTGTCGAGCTGCTTCGGCAGCGGCAACTGGACGATGTAACCGGTGCAGGCGGGGTCGGCGTTGAGCTCGTCGATCGCGGTCTCGACGTCGGCCTGCGTGGCGTCGGCGGGCAGGTCCTTGCGCAGCGAGGTGATGCCGACCTTCGCGCAGTCGTTGTGCTTGGCGCGAACGTAGGAATGCGAACCGGGGTCGTCACCGACGAGGACGGTGCCGAGGCCGGGCGTCCGGCCTTGTTCGGCGAGTGCGGCGACCCGCGGTCGCAGCTCGTCGAAGATCGCGTCCTTGGTGGCCCTGCCGTCCAGCATCGTCGCGCTCACGATGATTCATCCTCGCAGACTCCCCGCGGAGGTACCCGTGCCGGTCCTCGTCGGCTCGGGTAGCACGGCCACCACCACGGCCAGGAACGTCAGGCCGATGCCGACCAGTGTCGAGGTGTGCACCACGGTTCCCGGTGCCGGCAGGAGCAGGTCGAGCAGCAGGGCCCCGCTGAGCTGTCCGGCGATCATGGCCATGCTCAGCAGCAGAACCCCGGTGTAGCGGACGAAGACGACGGCGCCGCCGATGACGAAGATCCCGATCGGGCCGCCCACGTACAGCCACCACTCGCCCGGCAGCGGGTTCGGCGTCGCGCCGGTCGCCAGGTGTGCGCCGAAGGCGAGCACCAGCGCGGCCGTTCCGACCGCGAAGTTCACGGTGGTCGCCGACACCGTCGAGCCTGCCGTGTAGCGCACGCGTCCGTTCACGGCCTGCTGCCAGGCGATGCCGACACCCGCGAGTGCGGGCAGCAGCACGAGCCAGCTCGCCCGGCCGCCGTCCAGTTCCGCGGAGACCGCGATGACCACCGAGACGATCGCGAGCCCCGCACCGGCGAACCGGGTCACGGTGACTGTCCGGGGACCTCCCGGTCCGAGGCCGAACCGGTCGACGACGAGTCCGCTGGTGACCTGTCCGGCGACGACGCCGACCGTGAACAGCGCGACCCCGAGCATCCCCACGGTGGAACTCTGCGTGAACACGAGGAATCCGCCGCACACACCGCCGAGGCAGTGCCACGGCCGCAACCCGCCTCCGGGCTCGCGTACCTCTGTCACCAGTCGTCGCATGCCCGCGCGGGCCGACGGCATCGCGAGCGAGAGCACGATCAGGACGATCAACCCGGCGGAGAACGAGACGACGGCGGCGGCGAGCCCGTCACCGAGGCGAGTCCCGAGGGTCCCGTTGATCCGGGACTGGATCGCGAGGATCAAGCCACAGCCCGCCGCGCCGACCAAGCCGAGCGTGCGACGGACCGGGGTCTTCTGCTGCGTGGTGTCGGCCGGACTGGTCACGGGGTGACAGTGTGCTCCTGCGCGGGCCCGCCCGGCGAGGTCGTGAGGTTGTGAGCTTCGTTGTTGTGAGCTTCGTTGCGGTGCCGCAGTACGAGCAGCGCGGCGCACAGCACGAACAGCGCGGCCGTCCCGGCGGCGGCAGCGGGCCCGGCGCTGTCCAGCCATGCGCCCGCGATCGGCGACGCGGCCGTGGCGCCCGCCGTCGTCGCGGTCGTGAACCAGCCGAACGCCTCCGTCCTGCGGTGCACCGGAACCGTGTCGGCCAACCTGCTGTTCGCCGCGGCCAGCGTCGGCGCGATCGCCGCCCCACCGAGGAAGAGGATCACGCAGACCACCCACGGCTCACCGGTCCCGGCGACCGGCGGCAGCGCCGGAACGAGCACGACCAACCCGGCGGCGGAAGCCAGGGCTCGCCGCCACAGTCTCGGCGCGCCGCTCCGGCCGCCCATCACGAGCCCACCGGTGAGCGACCCGAACGCCCACACCGCGGCGAGCACGCCTGCGAGCGCAGGCTCACCCCGCTCGCGAGCCCAGCCGATCATCACCAGGTCGGTCATCACGAGACCAGCGACGAGCAACGCGCCGAACACGAGCAGCGCCGCGAATCCGGGCGTCGTGAACAGACTCGACGTCGTGCGCCTGCCGGTGTCGGTGTGCTGCTCGTGGACGGTGTGCGCGAGCCCGGACCTGCTCAGCACCACTGCGAAGGCGGCCGCCCCGACGGCTGCGGTTCCCGCGCACGCCAGACCGGCCACCACCGGCCCCGCGAACGCGATCAGGAACGCCACGAGCACGGGCGCGACGATGAACAGCAGCTCCTGCAGGGTCGCCTCGATCGCGTACGCCGCTTCCCTCGCCTGGCGACCGCAGATCTCCGGCCAGATCGCCCGCATCACCGGGCCGACCGGCGGCAGGAACAGTCCGGTGATGGTCGCGACCGGCGCCAACGCGGGCCACCACTGCGGGTCCAGTACGCCCGGCTGGGCGAGCAACGACAGAGCGGCCAGGCCCGTCGCGTGCACGCTGACCGTCTTGAGCAACAGCTTCGGCCGCGACTGCCGGTCGGCGGCACGCCCACGCAGCGGACCCGCGATGCCCTGCCCCACCAGCATCGCCGCACCGAGGACGCCACCGGTGACGTACGCGCCGGTCCAGTCCGCGACGAGGAACGTCAGCGCGATCGGCACCGCAGGCAGGTGCAGGCGCCCCAGCAGCCCGAAAGCCATGAGCCAGGCAGCGTTCGGCACCTCGGCGAGCAGGCGTTAGGGGCGGAGCACGGTTCTCACCCTGCGCTCGACGCCGTGGCGCTGACCAACTCTTTTCCGGCGCCGCACGACCGCCGACATCGACCACCCGACCGGCTATGATCTCTACCACTTCACGCGCGCGAGGGGCTGCGGAAGTCGCCCTGGACGAGTGATGTTGCACAGCACGATCCGCGGGCAGGCTCTGCAGCGGATCACTACCGGCCCCGAAGGCCACGGACGGACATCCGGGTCACCCCGAACGGATACCGTGCACGGCACGAGGGGCCCACAGCGCGTCGCACGTCGAGTAGCGTTCCGGCGGGGTGGGATCGGTGGACCTGGTTGAGAGGGGGAGGATGTCACCCATGTCGCGTCCGACAGCGATCAGTCCGGAAGAGCAGGAACAGACAGCCCGCAGGATCGGCGTGCTGTTGTTGCAGGCGGCTCCCGAGAACTGGCAGCAGATCACGGTGGAGTACCGGGCGACCGGCGAGTACCGCGACCTGCTCGGTGAGGTGACCACGGGAGAAGGCGGTACCCACCCGTGGGAGCCGCCGGAAGACCTGCACGGCATCTTCGAGCAGCTCCGGGACGGGATGTACCGCCCGGACGTGGGGACGTGGCTCAGTGCCCTCTACGTGGTGGAGCGCCCGTCGAGCTACCGCATCGACATCAACTTCGACACCGAGCCGCAGTGGCGGCAGCCGCTGCCGCGCGCCGCGTACGCCGACGAGCTGCGTCGCTACCCGCGCACCGACGACAACGTTCCGGAGTGGATGCGCGAGAAACTCGACGGCGCCCCTTCTCCCGCCGAAGCCGCCGCGGCACCGGGCCCCGAGAGCGCCGCGGCCCCGGCTTCCGGTGCCGCCGTCACCGATCAGACCACTCCCGGGCTCTCGGCACCGGCCGCGCTGCGCACGGCCGAGGTCTTCGAGGGACGTGACGAGCAGGGACGACCGGTGATCGACCGACGTGAACCGATCCCCTCCGGCGAGGTCGCCGCGCTGCGCCAGTACCTCGAAACCGCGCCCGTGGTGCACACGAGCGACGCGACGGAGGACGAACTCGACGCGGAGGCGGGCGACGCCGTGCCGCCCACGTGGCACACCGACGGCACCTGGGTGTGGTCGGCGGCGGTGCCGTACTACTTCGCGCAGTACGGCGTGCCCCCGCAGGACGAGCTGATCGGCCACGCCCGCTCGCGCGGCTTCGCGCTGCCCGAACTCACCGAGGCGACCCGCCAGGCGGCGGCGGAGCAGGCCGCGGCGGCCGCCCCCGCGCCGCCGGTCCGGGCCGCCTCGCCGGACCAGGCCGCGCCGATGGCCGAGCCCACCGGTGCGGACGGCGGCTCCACCGCTGGTATGGCCGCGGGTGGTGTCGCCGCCGCCGGAGTCGGAGCGGTCGCTGCCGGTGCGGCTTACGCGGGTGCGTCGGATCGGGGCGAGCCACGCCCCGCCTCCTTCGACGACCGGAATCCTGCGAACGCAGATCCGGTGAACACGGCCTCGGACGACGGTGCGAACCACGCGGTCGCGCAGGACGACGCGATGGACCGCGGGTCCGCCGACAGTGGCGTCCCGGCGAGTCCGGCCTTCATGGGCACCGGAGCCCCACATGATGGTCTCGCCACTGGGAACCCGGACGCCGGCCTCGACACCGAGGAGCCCGACGCGGGTGGTGCCCTCGGTAGCGAGGAAGAACTGGCCGAGCGCGATCAGCCCGAGAACGAGGTCGAGGCCGCGTTCGCGCGCCTGCACGACAAGCTCGCCGAGCAGGCGGTTCCCTCCGAGACTTACCGGCTCGGCAGCCACGATCCGAGCGCCTGGTGCCTGATCCGCGACGACCTCGACTGGATCGTCGTCGGTCCTGCCGACGACCGGGGTGAGACGCGGTTCTCCCGTGCCGACCAGGCAGCCGCCTTCCTCCTCGGCAGCGTCCTCATGTCGCCTGCGGCCACTGCGAGCGACGAGCTCGACAGCGAACCCGACGACCTCGCCACGCCGGAGTCGGACGCAGGACATGACACAACCGCGCCGGCGGACACCGCGGAGTCCGGTAGCACCACCGCCGCCGAACCCGCGCTCGCGGAAGCAGCCGTCGATACGGACGATCTCGACTCGAACGGTGCCGAATCCGGCAGTGCTGAATCCGGCAGGGCCGGTGTGGCCGGCGCTGGCCTCGCCGCTGCGGGGCTCGCCGGAGCCGGTGTGGCAGGCGCTCGTTACGGCAGTGCCGAACCGGACGGTCCGGAATCCGACCGTGCCGACCAGTCGGGAGTCGATCAAGCCGGGGTCGAAGAGCCCGCCGTCGACCAGCGTGAACCCGAACGGCCCGGTGTCGAAGCACCCGCGAACGAGGAGCCGGTCTCGGAACCTGTGCGGGAACCCGCCGCAGCGGATGCCGTCCCCGCGTCCGCCTCCGCCACGGCCCTCGACGCCCGCTCCGACGCGGTTCCCGGCGACCCCGAGCCCGTCGGGACGTCGGCCACCACGGCCGATGCCGACGAAGCGGATCCCGGCCAGAGCCTGTCCGGTCTGCCGCAACGCACCCCGCAAGCCCCGCCGCAGCCGACCGGTGGGCACTTCCTGTTCACCGCGAACCAAGACCCGGACGTCGAGCGTCCGAGTGATCTGCCCCCGGCTCACCCGGACGGCACCACGGTCGGTCCGCACGACGACGACACGACGCGCCGTCCGGCCCCGTCGTCCGGTGAGGACGCCTCCGCGCCGGGCGCACAGCAGGACGTCGCGGGCGGCCCCGGTGGTCTGCCGAAGCGTCAGCCTCGGGGTGAACGCCCGCAGGCTCCGCCGCAGCCGGGGCCCGGTACTCCGGCGCAACCGGGTCCCGGTGGCCCCGGCCCGGCCGGGGGCGCGGATCGCCGTCCCGGACCGAGCGGTCCCGGTATGGCTCCGCCGCCCGGTGCGGTTCCGCCGCCGCCTGCCGCGCAGCGTCCGCCACACGGCGCGCCGCAAGGTCCGCCCCCGGGCGCTCCGTACGGCGGACCGCAGGGTTCCCCGCAGCAGCAACCGGCTCAGCAGCCGGTCGGCAATGCGCAGCAGATCCAGCCGTTGCAGGGCGAACCGCCGTTGACGCTCTACCGGGACCGCAGGCCGATCGTGCTGCAACCGGGAACCGACATCGACCGCTTCGGCGATGCCGCGGGCAACGTCACCTACGCCATCCGGACGCCGTACAGCCGTCGCTCGCTGCCCCCGCAGTGGTCGTCGCGGCCGTACCACGCCTTCCGGGTGCAGCGGCCGATGCACGTGCTGCGCGGCACCGCCGTGCCGTGGTTCGAGCAGCCCGGAGGCGGAACGGCGTTCGTGCTTCCCGGTGCGATCAGCGACCTGATCACCGACGGCACGATCGTCGAGCTACAGGGTCCGGACGCGCAGCGCCCACCGATGGAGTGACCGACAGATCGTGACGGGGTCCCCGGGATGTGTTCCGGGGACCCCGTCGTCCATCAGTCCACGCGCAGTCCTCGGGCGACCGCGTAGGCGACCGCGGTCATCTCGTCCACCCGCACCTCCGAGAGCACGGCTTGCACCAGTCCGTCCGCGTCGATGCGGGCGCCGCGCAGGTCGGCCCGGTCCAGCCGCGTTCCGAGTAGTCGCGCGCCACCGAGGTCGGCCTCGCGCAGGTCGCAGTCCCGCAGGTCGCCGTCGCTGAGATTGGCTTCCCGGAAGCGGATTCCCCGCAGGTCGGACCCGGTGAGCACGACACGCCCCATGCCCACGAGCGTCAGATCCGTCTCCCGCACGGTCCACGGCCGGATGCGACAGTCCACGAAGCTGGACCCGAGCAGACTGCATCCGTCCCATGTGGATCCGATGAGCACGGTGCGATCGAAGGTGCAGGAACGCAGTGCCGTCGCCCGGTGCGCGGACTCGCCGAGATCGGCGCGGCGGAACGTGCAGTCGGTGAAGACGCAGTTGCGGGTGCGCAGGCCGTGCAGGTCGGCATCGGTGAAGTCGCACTCCCGGAACTCGGTGTCCTGCCACTCCTGATCGACGAGGACCGCGTCGGCGAAGTCCTCACCGACCACGAGCTCGGTACCTTCTGCGCCTGCCGTGTCGCGTGCGCCTTCTCCGCTGCCCTGTTCCACCCTCGGCACGGTCCCATATCGGCCCGGCATTCAGGCTGACGTGCGAAAGGGTCAGTGCCTGTCTGTGCTCTTGTTCTAATGCCCGTCAGGGCATGGTCTCGCGTGCTCAGTCCGGGCACGGTGAGGGGCTCCGGCGTGGAGTTCGCGCCTCGCAAGGCAGGGGTTCTCGCCGCGTACACCTGAGGACCCCAACGCCGCGAGGCACGAACTGGGACGGCGGCACCGGACCACCCACCCGAGTTCCACAATGCATCTCAGGGAACCACGACGACGGGCCGGACGGCTTCCACGACAAGAGTGGCGGGGACGGTCCCCAACAGGCCCCCGCGCCGCCGCGAACGCCCGACCACGATGAGGTCCGCGCGGTACTGCTCGGCGACCTGCTCCAGACCGACCGCAGGATCCCCCCGGTGGTGCACGAAGTCCCAGTCGACGTCGATGCCCCGCAGGTAGTCCACGACCTCGTGCCGCAGCTCCTCGACGAGACTCTCGGCCGCTTCACTGGCCACCGCGACCCCCATCGGTGACCAATAGGCGACCCCACCGACGGTCTCGACGAACACGAGCACGAGACGGGCGTGATCGCGCCGTGCCAGCCCGGCCGCCCATGCCGCGGCGTGGAAACTCGCCGGACTCCCGTCCATCCCGACGACGATCCCGCCGAGCCCGTCCTTGCCCAGCTCGAAGCTGTGTCGTGTGTAGTCGTCTCCGGCCACGCGTCGAGGGTAGTGGGCGCGCCGCTCGCGCTCCGGGCGGTGCGACACTCGGCGCGTGAGCAGCTCACTCGAACAGCGTGTCCTGGACGCCGTGGACCTCGACGAGATCGTCGCCGACCTCGCGGAACTCGTCGCCATCCCCAGCGTCGGCGGTAGCCGCGCGGAGGCGGAAGTGCAGACGTGGTGCGCGGACCGTCTCCGCTCGCTCGACTTCGAGGTCGACCACTGGCGCGTAAACCTCGCCGAGCTCACCGCACAGCCCGGATTCCCCGGGCAGGAGGTCGAACGGGACGAGGCGTCCGGCTGCGTCGGGGTGCTCGGTGGCACCTCGAGCGACCCGGCGCTGGTGTTCTGCGGCCACACCGACGTGGTCCCGCCCGGTGACCTCGACCGGTGGCCCGACCGCGACCCGTACACGGTGCGCGCCGACGGTGACGTCCTCGCCGGGCGCGGCACCTGCGACATGAAGGGCGGACTCGCGGCGGTGTTCGGGGCGGTGAGCGCCCTGCGACGCGCCGGAGTTCGCCCGGCACGCCCGCTGGCCGTGCACACCGTCGTCGGCGAGGAGGACGGCGGTCTCGGTGCGTTCGCGACGCTACGGCGCGGCCATCGTGGACAGGCGTGCGTACTGGCGGAACCGAGTTCCGGCACGATCGTCGCCGCCAACGGCGGATCACTGACCTTCCGCCTGGAGGTCACCGGCCACAGCACCCACGGCTCCACCCGCACCCGAGGCGTCAACGCGGTCGAGAAGCTGGCCGAGCTGTTGCCAGCGTTGCGCGACCTCGAAGCACGACGGAACGCGAACCCGGATCCGCTGCTCGCGCACCTCG
Coding sequences within it:
- a CDS encoding DUF3800 domain-containing protein, with the protein product MSTRLFYVDDSGSEQTGIAVYGWVELAVPDWNGVLRGWLDFRHELYSTLGIPADYELHATKFVGGRGRPTGTAWDEVKSHRAVVMGQALRVLAWLPGLSVGAVYRPTPPGTKYYLSKAHAYAELIRRLDARLGADHEHGLLIMDGDGTDPTYRLAHRELKLDTRQLIEDPLFEGSHHSQWVQMADLVAYTAYMHLARIPTKERTWGWWRDFLAAAAVTGPNPQNLHDPQ
- a CDS encoding metal-dependent hydrolase, with the protein product MATGPTHAMTGLAAWATVTALADTHAIGQISAKTWIVGATLASGAALLPDIDHPSSTVARTFGGLSRGVSGLLSGISGFLYRLTRTSKDTDRSGTHRGFTHTVVFAVLMGLGTTAIVQAGESTAIGILMFVFAGLAVRGIMHVWHPRQDALLITIVSLGLTFACLRWAGDQPTDAAAFGVAVMVGCVAHFVGDAITEQGCPMLWPMPLGGKTWFPVAPPKPLRMRTGGKVEMVLVGPGLTLVAAVLSTVVLFRIGAAPWLAQLDLPPEVMSWIAPSA
- a CDS encoding DUF1918 domain-containing protein; its protein translation is MKATVGDQLHVHGRTVGEYDRTGVILEVRGEDGAPPYLVRFDDGHERLVYPGSDSEVETG
- a CDS encoding DUF4253 domain-containing protein; its protein translation is MLQEGQQTDEPQDLTVLFTEGSVAHTPAVPLPAGEILTEQSARTGGAPEAQALCWISDDVPSARLLAALRADHRRTGLWPLLVVDDDEVYGDRCTVGVVPPEPIEHVDRWNAADVMSRIWNGLCQADNDLGPAYPPETLQPFDEVCPGLAMSGNLLADPDILANQQAHRFVDESTRLALVPVDRGADALTTLGWSGAANHVSRTAGLSAMLRSWEERFGARILRLGPDRLDVSVAAPPQEGAHAAAVAAEHWTFCPDRVLQDADGIGEYATEIRGRRTWSFWWE
- a CDS encoding DUF3017 domain-containing protein is translated as MNERSDRRARAAVHVPFGVVAFVVLVALLRVAMQHWREGATLLGGALVLAAVLRAVFSPDQVGLLGIRSRAVDILLYSGLGTLVLFLAFTIEGGPLDFD
- a CDS encoding bifunctional methylenetetrahydrofolate dehydrogenase/methenyltetrahydrofolate cyclohydrolase — protein: MSATMLDGRATKDAIFDELRPRVAALAEQGRTPGLGTVLVGDDPGSHSYVRAKHNDCAKVGITSLRKDLPADATQADVETAIDELNADPACTGYIVQLPLPKQLDTGPLLERIDPAKDADGLAPVSLGRLVLNEAAPLPCTPRGIIELLRRHDVELNGANVTVIGRGITVGRSIGLLLTRRSENATVTSCHTGTKDVAAEIARADVVVAAAGVRHLVMPDMVKPGAAVLDVGVSRTEDGALAGDVHPDVAEVAGFLSPNPGGVGPMTRAMLMTNVVEAAERAS
- a CDS encoding DMT family transporter — its product is MTSPADTTQQKTPVRRTLGLVGAAGCGLILAIQSRINGTLGTRLGDGLAAAVVSFSAGLIVLIVLSLAMPSARAGMRRLVTEVREPGGGLRPWHCLGGVCGGFLVFTQSSTVGMLGVALFTVGVVAGQVTSGLVVDRFGLGPGGPRTVTVTRFAGAGLAIVSVVIAVSAELDGGRASWLVLLPALAGVGIAWQQAVNGRVRYTAGSTVSATTVNFAVGTAALVLAFGAHLATGATPNPLPGEWWLYVGGPIGIFVIGGAVVFVRYTGVLLLSMAMIAGQLSGALLLDLLLPAPGTVVHTSTLVGIGLTFLAVVVAVLPEPTRTGTGTSAGSLRG
- a CDS encoding MFS transporter, with protein sequence MPNAAWLMAFGLLGRLHLPAVPIALTFLVADWTGAYVTGGVLGAAMLVGQGIAGPLRGRAADRQSRPKLLLKTVSVHATGLAALSLLAQPGVLDPQWWPALAPVATITGLFLPPVGPVMRAIWPEICGRQAREAAYAIEATLQELLFIVAPVLVAFLIAFAGPVVAGLACAGTAAVGAAAFAVVLSRSGLAHTVHEQHTDTGRRTTSSLFTTPGFAALLVFGALLVAGLVMTDLVMIGWARERGEPALAGVLAAVWAFGSLTGGLVMGGRSGAPRLWRRALASAAGLVVLVPALPPVAGTGEPWVVCVILFLGGAAIAPTLAAANSRLADTVPVHRRTEAFGWFTTATTAGATAASPIAGAWLDSAGPAAAAGTAALFVLCAALLVLRHRNEAHNNEAHNLTTSPGGPAQEHTVTP